A region from the Bacteroidota bacterium genome encodes:
- a CDS encoding fibrobacter succinogenes major paralogous domain-containing protein: protein MKRMILLTVLSMYIALPGLSTASLYAMEAMTGLPVVTTLGINNIAEVTAEAQGSVTDDGGHPLLDYGFCYATTPNPTLDDMVVMGNGDPDSFTGFLLGLSPSTTYYVRAFAENAMGVSYGNELNFTTLEVIPLFTVGGGVSDIDGNFYNTIILELSTIRSTIVTEWMAENLATSSYANGDAIPQVTDNTIWEGLSTGAFSYYNNDPSNNAIYGKFYNWFAANDPRGLCPNGWQLPGEQEWAMLKSFLGGDGEGDEIGINAAGGKMKSVGTTYWMPPNALATNASGFSGLPGGVLNFWGTFSSQGLSGEWWSSDESNATSGLSLTLNYNSGYALETGGPKRTGASVRCMRVVTPATTATIITSPVHTITSTSAVGGGNVTDDGGSAVTARGICWSTTPNPTINDNFTTNGSGTGSFSSSITGLSANTLYYVRAYATNGSGTVYGDELSFTTQVAGGTPADGEPCPNMPTITDADGNIYNTVLIGGQCWTKENLKTTKYRNGTNIQHPGADNSAWSSNTDGAYAWYNNDESWKDLYGALYNWYAVSNANQLCPEGWRVPTDNDWYALTDYISGGETNGGNQLKSCRQVGSPLGADCNTTAHPRWDYHETSYGTNDYGFGALPGGERQSGGTYQFLGSTGWWWSSTESTSGEAWHRSMDYHPNIWRPSRGKSAGLSVRCVRNHSGEAGVPVIETTTVTNITGTTATSGGTVTSSGGATVTQRGVVYGTAPNPTVLDNLTFDGSGTGSFQSQLENLEPGTTYYLRAYATNNVGTAYGSELVFTTTVAGANPCGGITTIVDADGNVYNTIEIGTQCWTKENLKTTVYNNNVPIDYPGSNNWAWENNTIGAYAWYNNDANWKDSYGALYNWHAVNSANKLCPEGWHVPTNDDWTTLLTFVRDATTQAGNRLKSCRQVNSPLGGECNTSTHPRWESHATHYGTDDHGYSALPGGHRNEQGNFFVLGMDAYFWSSSETSNNDQARAYTMGYSYGGAFQNPLPKAQGMAVRCIKTTTGQNTLPGVSTVSLTNATTFSVLAEGVVNVDGSLPVSDRGFVWATHNNPGLNDNVSFSGSGYGSFTKTISGLDAGTTYFVRAFATNALGTSFGETLSFTTLQGIPVADGSPCPDFESVTDGSGNVYTTTVIGNQCWTTANLASTKYRSGQPLALPGADVALWDTIASGAFAFNAHESYGYLYNWYAASSGLLCPEGWEVPSKKDFYQLMDYINGGHVNGAHFLKSCRQVNSPLGGDCSTTEHPRWNQDATHYGIDSYDFSALPGGFHGVFVGNPGNALQASGALGYWWTRSDSTQLGYTSGLAYRMGSFSDAVSLELMSRNYGFSIRCVRKHATVVTTPVVETVGVENVTSSTATAHGEVVGSGGARVTSRGVCYSTSPNPDINAQVVHVGNGTGTFTAEISGLLNETTYYMRAFAINSQGVSYGDELQFTTLAAGSNPLDGQPCPDMPEFTDLDGNTYKTVVIGNQCWMQQNLRTTVYSNGSPIDYPCSDLDAWETNTSGAYAVYENNMFFESRYGYLYNYHAVTNPAGLCPDGWRVPSQADWTALTTYISGGTSAGGKQLKSCRQVNNPYGIPCDTETHPRWDYFSDLYVGTNDYGFSALPGGARGVAGWQSNGYFALGAGGYWWSSTSTNASDAMALRLWYDSDAVFANDVLKGFGLSVRCVREYALVSLPQVTTDEVVSITDNSAIGGGNVVGDGNDPVTERGICWSTNPNPTIDEEKLDVGSGLGTFKAQMTNLSPNTSYYVRAYAINNQGVAYGNQVVFSTHAETACPNMPTVTDADGNTYTTVRIGTQCWMGENLRTTKYRNGTNIQHPGADNSAWSSNTTGAYAWYNNDESWKDLYGALYNWYAVSNANQLCPEGWRVPTDNDWYALTDYISGGEANGGNQLKSCRQVGSPLGADCNTTAHPRWDYHETSYGTDDYGFGALPGGERQSGGTYQFLGSTGWWWSSTESTPGEAWHRSMDYHPNIWRPSRGKSAGLSVRCVREQTISGEATVSTQAISGLTANSAISGGIITYDGGSNVTQRGVCWSTNPNPTTADQFTTDGSGTGFFTSYLTGLSPQTTYYVRAYATNANGTAYGNQWQFQTLSDGPSELPEVVTGSVTIVSPTQVTIGGEVTNDGNAMVTDRGIVWATTTEPTLANFSSSAGSGPGTFSVQLENLIPGMVYYARAYAVNSEGTAYGNEVSFKTAHELQVKVFLEGAYQTGGTMKNHLNLNHLVPSSQPYNEEPWNFESLADVPACVPLQTVDWVLVEIRQAASPELATPETILPGWPKSLLLTNNGFIVDPFGEWPSVDVTAGTENLYVVVRHRNHIDVMSSATLNFNGNILTYDFSTAVTQAYGGSLGYKAVEPGVYGMVAGDIDGDGQLSVLDFDEWGTAFGQWVVYSRSDVDMDALVSVLDFNLWSVNFGYGNIFNSIRQRVIYRSCVPGDK from the coding sequence ATGAAACGAATGATTCTTTTAACGGTTCTCAGTATGTATATCGCCTTGCCTGGCCTTTCAACAGCATCGCTATATGCTATGGAGGCTATGACAGGTTTGCCGGTGGTTACAACATTGGGCATCAACAACATAGCTGAGGTAACCGCAGAAGCGCAAGGAAGTGTGACCGACGACGGTGGCCATCCCTTGTTGGATTATGGGTTTTGCTATGCCACAACCCCCAATCCAACGCTTGATGATATGGTGGTTATGGGTAACGGCGACCCGGATTCATTTACCGGTTTTTTGCTCGGATTATCGCCTTCAACCACCTACTATGTAAGGGCATTTGCCGAAAACGCAATGGGTGTTTCCTATGGCAACGAATTGAATTTTACTACCCTTGAAGTAATACCACTTTTTACTGTTGGTGGTGGCGTTTCCGACATAGATGGTAATTTTTATAACACCATTATTTTGGAATTGTCAACGATACGATCAACCATTGTTACGGAATGGATGGCCGAAAACCTTGCCACCTCATCCTATGCAAATGGCGACGCTATCCCACAGGTAACCGATAACACCATTTGGGAAGGGCTTTCCACAGGCGCCTTTTCGTACTACAACAATGACCCGTCCAACAATGCAATTTATGGAAAATTTTACAACTGGTTTGCAGCAAACGACCCACGAGGCCTCTGCCCGAATGGATGGCAGCTGCCTGGCGAACAGGAATGGGCTATGCTGAAAAGTTTTCTTGGCGGTGATGGTGAGGGCGATGAAATCGGCATCAATGCCGCTGGCGGAAAAATGAAATCGGTCGGCACGACGTACTGGATGCCACCTAATGCCCTTGCAACCAATGCCAGCGGTTTTAGCGGGCTACCGGGTGGGGTGCTCAACTTCTGGGGAACATTTTCCAGCCAGGGACTTAGTGGTGAATGGTGGAGCAGCGATGAATCAAATGCAACGAGTGGATTGTCGCTTACGTTGAATTATAACTCAGGCTACGCCCTTGAAACAGGAGGCCCAAAAAGAACCGGGGCCTCAGTGCGTTGCATGAGGGTAGTTACACCTGCCACCACAGCCACCATTATTACATCACCTGTGCACACCATCACATCCACTTCGGCCGTTGGCGGAGGAAACGTAACAGATGATGGTGGAAGTGCGGTTACAGCCAGGGGCATATGCTGGAGCACAACGCCCAACCCAACAATTAATGACAATTTCACCACTAACGGCAGCGGAACCGGAAGTTTCAGCAGCAGCATTACCGGCCTTTCGGCTAACACATTGTATTATGTCAGGGCCTATGCTACCAATGGCAGTGGAACCGTTTATGGCGATGAGCTAAGCTTTACCACACAGGTTGCCGGTGGCACGCCCGCTGATGGCGAACCCTGCCCGAATATGCCAACCATCACCGATGCCGATGGTAATATTTACAATACTGTGCTTATTGGCGGCCAATGCTGGACAAAAGAGAACCTCAAAACCACCAAATACCGTAATGGTACCAACATTCAACATCCCGGGGCTGACAACAGTGCATGGAGCAGCAACACCGATGGGGCGTATGCCTGGTACAATAACGATGAAAGCTGGAAAGACCTTTATGGTGCGCTTTACAACTGGTACGCAGTGTCGAATGCCAATCAGCTTTGTCCGGAGGGCTGGCGCGTGCCAACCGATAACGATTGGTATGCCCTGACCGATTACATCAGCGGAGGAGAGACAAATGGTGGCAACCAGTTGAAATCGTGCCGTCAGGTTGGTTCACCGCTTGGTGCTGATTGCAACACCACAGCCCATCCCCGTTGGGATTACCACGAAACCTCCTACGGAACCAATGACTATGGGTTTGGCGCCTTGCCCGGTGGTGAGCGCCAAAGCGGCGGCACTTATCAATTTTTAGGTAGTACCGGCTGGTGGTGGTCGTCAACCGAATCCACCAGCGGCGAAGCATGGCACCGTTCGATGGACTATCATCCCAATATTTGGAGGCCTTCACGTGGCAAGTCGGCAGGCTTGAGTGTGAGGTGCGTTCGCAACCATAGCGGTGAGGCTGGCGTTCCTGTAATTGAAACAACAACCGTCACCAACATCACCGGAACCACCGCTACATCCGGTGGTACTGTCACCTCTTCGGGTGGGGCAACAGTTACCCAACGCGGCGTGGTTTACGGCACCGCACCCAACCCAACTGTACTTGATAACCTGACTTTTGATGGCAGTGGAACAGGAAGCTTCCAGAGCCAGCTTGAGAACCTCGAGCCCGGAACAACTTACTATTTAAGGGCTTATGCCACAAACAACGTAGGAACAGCTTATGGATCTGAGCTTGTGTTTACAACAACTGTTGCAGGTGCCAATCCATGTGGTGGGATTACCACTATCGTGGATGCCGATGGCAATGTTTATAATACCATCGAAATTGGCACACAATGCTGGACAAAAGAAAACCTGAAAACCACTGTTTATAATAACAATGTTCCGATTGACTATCCCGGGTCGAACAATTGGGCCTGGGAAAACAATACCATTGGCGCTTACGCCTGGTACAACAATGATGCAAACTGGAAAGACAGTTATGGTGCCCTGTACAACTGGCATGCTGTGAACAGTGCCAACAAACTGTGCCCCGAGGGCTGGCATGTGCCCACAAACGACGACTGGACCACATTGCTCACATTTGTAAGAGATGCCACCACACAGGCCGGAAACAGGCTCAAATCGTGCCGTCAGGTAAATTCACCACTGGGAGGGGAGTGCAACACAAGCACCCATCCCCGCTGGGAAAGCCACGCTACCCATTATGGAACTGATGACCATGGGTATTCAGCTTTACCGGGTGGACATCGCAATGAACAGGGCAATTTCTTTGTGTTGGGAATGGATGCTTATTTCTGGAGCTCGAGCGAGACAAGCAACAACGACCAGGCACGGGCATATACCATGGGTTATAGCTATGGGGGTGCTTTTCAAAACCCGTTGCCAAAGGCCCAGGGCATGGCAGTAAGGTGCATCAAAACAACAACTGGCCAAAACACCCTTCCCGGAGTAAGCACAGTGAGCCTCACCAATGCTACCACGTTCTCGGTGCTTGCCGAAGGTGTTGTCAATGTTGACGGCAGCTTGCCGGTTTCAGATCGCGGCTTTGTTTGGGCAACACACAACAACCCTGGCCTTAATGACAATGTGTCGTTCAGCGGTTCGGGGTATGGCAGCTTTACAAAAACCATTTCGGGCTTGGATGCCGGAACCACATACTTTGTGAGGGCTTTTGCCACCAATGCCCTCGGAACTTCTTTCGGCGAGACCCTCAGTTTCACGACACTTCAGGGGATTCCGGTGGCCGATGGCTCGCCATGCCCCGATTTTGAGTCTGTTACTGATGGTAGCGGCAATGTATACACAACCACTGTTATCGGCAACCAATGCTGGACAACAGCAAACCTGGCTTCTACAAAATACCGCAGCGGCCAACCCCTGGCTTTACCTGGCGCAGATGTAGCCCTTTGGGATACAATTGCTTCGGGCGCTTTTGCCTTCAACGCACACGAAAGCTATGGTTACCTGTACAATTGGTATGCTGCCAGCAGCGGACTTCTATGCCCTGAGGGCTGGGAAGTGCCTTCTAAAAAGGACTTTTACCAACTTATGGATTATATCAACGGTGGCCACGTAAATGGTGCACACTTTTTAAAGTCGTGCCGCCAGGTAAATTCGCCCTTAGGCGGAGATTGCAGCACCACTGAACATCCCCGGTGGAATCAGGACGCAACCCACTACGGTATTGATTCATATGACTTTAGTGCGCTTCCGGGTGGTTTTCATGGGGTGTTTGTTGGCAATCCAGGCAATGCCTTGCAAGCATCGGGAGCCTTAGGATATTGGTGGACGCGGTCCGACTCAACCCAGTTGGGTTATACATCTGGTCTCGCCTATAGGATGGGCTCGTTCAGCGATGCAGTATCACTCGAATTGATGTCCCGAAATTATGGATTCAGTATAAGGTGTGTGCGCAAACATGCCACTGTTGTTACAACGCCTGTGGTTGAAACTGTTGGTGTGGAAAATGTAACTTCTTCAACGGCTACAGCACATGGTGAGGTAGTTGGCAGCGGTGGTGCGCGTGTAACCAGCAGGGGTGTTTGCTACAGCACTTCGCCCAATCCCGATATCAATGCGCAAGTGGTGCATGTTGGCAACGGAACCGGCACCTTCACCGCCGAAATAAGCGGGTTGCTCAACGAAACTACTTATTATATGAGGGCATTTGCCATAAACAGTCAGGGCGTTTCGTACGGGGATGAGTTACAATTTACCACACTCGCAGCAGGCTCCAACCCACTTGATGGCCAACCCTGCCCCGACATGCCCGAATTCACCGATCTTGATGGCAACACCTACAAAACCGTCGTAATCGGCAATCAGTGCTGGATGCAGCAAAACCTGCGCACGACAGTTTATTCCAATGGCAGCCCCATTGACTATCCATGCTCCGACCTCGATGCATGGGAGACCAATACTTCCGGGGCTTATGCCGTATATGAAAACAATATGTTTTTCGAAAGCCGCTATGGATACTTGTACAACTACCATGCTGTAACCAACCCTGCCGGCTTATGCCCCGATGGTTGGCGTGTTCCAAGCCAGGCCGACTGGACTGCCCTCACAACCTACATCAGCGGTGGAACCAGCGCCGGAGGCAAACAACTGAAATCGTGCAGACAGGTAAACAATCCTTATGGTATACCTTGTGACACAGAAACCCATCCACGCTGGGACTATTTCAGCGATCTGTATGTTGGCACAAATGATTACGGCTTTTCGGCCCTTCCGGGTGGCGCACGGGGTGTTGCAGGTTGGCAATCCAACGGCTATTTCGCATTGGGTGCAGGAGGCTACTGGTGGTCATCTACTTCGACTAATGCCTCCGATGCCATGGCTTTACGTTTGTGGTATGATTCAGATGCCGTATTTGCTAATGATGTCTTAAAAGGGTTTGGCCTGAGCGTTCGTTGTGTGCGTGAGTATGCGCTGGTTTCGTTGCCACAGGTTACTACAGATGAAGTGGTTTCGATAACCGATAATTCGGCAATAGGTGGAGGCAATGTTGTTGGCGATGGCAACGATCCCGTTACTGAAAGGGGTATTTGCTGGAGCACAAATCCAAACCCGACCATAGACGAAGAAAAGCTTGATGTCGGTTCCGGCTTGGGAACATTTAAGGCACAAATGACCAACCTGAGCCCAAATACGAGCTACTATGTGCGTGCTTATGCCATTAACAACCAGGGCGTGGCTTATGGCAACCAGGTGGTATTCTCTACCCATGCCGAAACTGCCTGCCCCAATATGCCAACAGTTACCGATGCCGATGGAAACACTTACACCACGGTTCGCATCGGAACACAATGCTGGATGGGCGAAAACCTCAGAACCACCAAATACCGTAACGGAACCAACATTCAACATCCCGGGGCTGACAACAGTGCATGGAGCAGCAACACCACTGGGGCGTATGCCTGGTACAATAACGATGAAAGCTGGAAAGACTTATATGGGGCGCTCTACAACTGGTATGCAGTGTCGAATGCCAACCAGCTTTGTCCGGAGGGCTGGCGCGTGCCAACCGATAACGATTGGTATGCCCTGACCGATTACATCAGCGGAGGAGAGGCAAATGGTGGCAACCAGTTGAAATCGTGCCGTCAGGTTGGTTCACCGCTTGGGGCTGATTGCAACACCACAGCCCATCCCCGTTGGGATTACCACGAAACCTCCTACGGAACCGATGACTATGGGTTTGGCGCCTTGCCCGGTGGTGAGCGCCAAAGCGGCGGCACTTATCAATTCTTAGGTAGTACCGGCTGGTGGTGGTCGTCAACCGAATCCACCCCTGGCGAAGCATGGCACCGTTCGATGGACTATCATCCCAATATTTGGAGGCCTTCACGTGGCAAGTCGGCAGGCTTGAGCGTGAGGTGCGTTCGCGAACAAACTATATCCGGTGAAGCTACCGTTAGCACCCAGGCTATAAGCGGGCTAACGGCCAATTCGGCCATCAGTGGCGGAATTATTACCTACGACGGTGGTTCAAACGTTACCCAGCGGGGTGTGTGCTGGAGCACAAACCCAAACCCAACCACCGCAGACCAATTCACCACTGATGGTAGCGGAACCGGATTTTTTACAAGCTATCTTACCGGCCTTAGCCCACAAACTACCTATTATGTAAGGGCTTATGCAACAAATGCCAATGGTACTGCCTACGGCAACCAATGGCAGTTTCAAACTCTTTCCGACGGGCCTTCGGAGCTTCCCGAGGTGGTAACCGGCAGCGTTACCATTGTCAGCCCAACCCAAGTAACCATCGGAGGCGAAGTAACCAATGATGGCAATGCAATGGTTACCGATAGGGGCATTGTTTGGGCAACAACAACCGAACCAACCCTGGCAAACTTCAGTTCAAGTGCCGGAAGTGGCCCTGGCACATTCTCAGTACAACTTGAAAACCTGATCCCCGGAATGGTTTACTACGCCCGTGCCTATGCTGTCAATAGCGAAGGAACAGCCTATGGAAACGAGGTAAGCTTCAAAACAGCGCATGAGCTGCAGGTAAAGGTATTCCTCGAGGGTGCATACCAAACTGGCGGCACCATGAAAAACCATCTTAACCTTAACCATCTTGTGCCGTCATCACAACCTTATAACGAAGAACCGTGGAACTTTGAAAGTCTTGCCGATGTGCCTGCATGTGTGCCATTGCAAACTGTTGACTGGGTGTTGGTGGAAATCAGGCAGGCAGCTTCGCCCGAACTGGCTACCCCCGAAACAATTCTGCCCGGCTGGCCAAAGAGTTTGCTGTTGACAAATAACGGTTTCATTGTGGATCCTTTCGGCGAGTGGCCTTCTGTTGATGTAACCGCAGGCACCGAAAACCTATACGTCGTGGTACGTCATCGCAATCATATTGATGTGATGAGCAGCGCAACCTTAAACTTTAATGGCAATATACTTACTTACGACTTCTCAACGGCTGTAACCCAAGCCTATGGGGGAAGCCTTGGCTATAAAGCTGTTGAACCGGGAGTGTACGGAATGGTGGCAGGCGATATTGATGGCGATGGCCAACTGAGTGTGCTTGATTTTGATGAATGGGGCACAGCGTTCGGTCAATGGGTGGTTTACAGCAGATCTGATGTAGATATGGATGCGCTTGTGTCCGTACTGGATTTCAACCTATGGTCGGTCAACTTCGGCTATGGCAACATCTTCAACTCTATCAGGCAAAGGGTTATCTACCGCTCATGTGTTCCCGGTGATAAGTAA
- a CDS encoding tetratricopeptide repeat-containing sensor histidine kinase: protein MKDKAVFLFFVAFFFLAAINNLYSGPDTSSDDNPDALISKFKETGDTLLLWQVIEIAEAVGNHSLLGEAYRQLGLYHSNFENGEKSIAYLIRALDVFETINDVSGMAKTNLNLGFVYYGMAEIELALEFTKRAVEKARIVGDPFMLSIILGNIGTMYEKQDDGFEAALEAYTESLELSLALQDSVGMYSNYNNLGVLYEKSGQIDKAREYYTRALDLTIYFGNTLETCRIQTNLASLDIREKDYKAALVHLNNSKQVCEGVDVMLRLHRLDLMSTALAGLGNYKEAWEAAVRFYKLNDSVFKVERVAAINELSQKYEAEKKAQQISLLEKDITIQKEVAKKETYRRNLMLLVTGFILVILVLVVIRFYEKGKLNKKLEASEKQLQRLNHDKDRFFGILSHNLRNPLMAFEGLSNQLTKPNAGNNVEVAQQMNSYAKQLISLLNNLLLWSKNEQGLLVIKPQALLLDQIIEEAVTLYKPLASTKNIQLQASCPKDILVFADKESLQTIVRNLLNNAIKFTDEGGVAINCVAGQDRVEVSINDTGKGMDRQQLNALFQLGANHQSGLGLLLCKELADKNGIGINIESEKGKGTTVKLHIPIFVYHEDRTP, encoded by the coding sequence ATGAAAGATAAAGCTGTTTTCTTGTTTTTCGTGGCGTTTTTTTTCTTAGCGGCAATCAACAACCTTTATTCCGGGCCGGACACTTCATCCGATGATAACCCTGATGCTTTAATTTCAAAATTTAAGGAAACCGGCGATACGCTTCTTTTGTGGCAGGTCATTGAGATTGCCGAAGCAGTTGGCAATCATTCGTTGCTCGGTGAAGCCTATCGGCAATTGGGCCTTTATCACAGCAATTTCGAGAATGGGGAAAAGAGTATTGCGTACCTTATCAGGGCTTTAGATGTTTTCGAGACCATTAATGATGTCAGCGGAATGGCTAAAACCAATTTAAACCTGGGTTTCGTTTATTACGGCATGGCCGAGATAGAGCTTGCCTTGGAATTCACAAAAAGAGCTGTCGAAAAAGCCAGGATTGTTGGGGACCCGTTTATGCTTTCCATCATACTTGGCAATATTGGGACCATGTACGAAAAGCAAGATGATGGTTTCGAAGCAGCCCTTGAGGCCTACACGGAGTCGCTCGAGTTAAGCCTTGCGCTTCAGGATTCTGTTGGAATGTATTCAAACTATAACAACCTGGGCGTATTGTATGAAAAAAGCGGGCAGATAGACAAAGCCCGCGAATACTACACACGTGCGCTTGATTTAACGATTTATTTTGGAAATACGTTGGAAACATGCCGCATACAGACAAACCTGGCCTCGTTGGATATTCGCGAAAAGGATTATAAAGCAGCCCTGGTTCATTTAAACAATTCGAAGCAAGTATGCGAGGGTGTGGATGTGATGCTGAGGCTTCACCGGCTCGACCTCATGTCGACTGCATTGGCAGGCCTGGGCAATTATAAGGAAGCCTGGGAGGCGGCCGTAAGGTTTTACAAACTCAACGACAGTGTTTTCAAAGTTGAGCGTGTTGCTGCCATCAATGAACTGTCGCAGAAATATGAGGCCGAAAAAAAAGCACAACAGATAAGCCTGCTCGAAAAAGACATTACCATCCAAAAAGAGGTAGCTAAAAAAGAAACCTACCGGCGCAATCTTATGCTGTTGGTCACTGGGTTTATCCTGGTTATCCTGGTTTTGGTTGTTATACGCTTTTACGAAAAAGGTAAGCTTAACAAAAAGCTTGAAGCTTCCGAAAAGCAGCTTCAAAGGCTTAACCATGATAAGGATAGGTTTTTTGGTATTTTGAGCCACAATCTGCGTAATCCCCTGATGGCATTCGAGGGGTTGAGCAACCAGTTGACCAAACCAAATGCAGGCAACAATGTTGAAGTGGCGCAGCAAATGAATTCTTACGCCAAACAGCTCATCAGCCTGCTCAATAACTTGTTGCTTTGGTCGAAAAACGAACAGGGATTACTGGTCATCAAGCCGCAAGCCTTGCTGCTTGACCAGATAATCGAGGAGGCTGTGACACTCTACAAGCCCTTGGCTTCAACTAAAAACATACAGCTGCAAGCCTCCTGCCCGAAGGATATTTTGGTTTTTGCCGATAAGGAATCGCTTCAAACTATCGTCCGTAACCTGTTGAACAATGCCATAAAATTCACCGATGAAGGCGGGGTTGCCATCAATTGTGTAGCCGGGCAAGATCGGGTGGAAGTGAGCATTAATGATACCGGTAAAGGCATGGACAGGCAACAATTAAACGCCTTATTCCAGTTGGGTGCCAACCACCAATCGGGACTGGGACTGCTGCTTTGCAAGGAGCTGGCCGATAAGAACGGAATAGGCATCAACATTGAAAGCGAAAAAGGAAAAGGCACCACAGTAAAGCTCCATATCCCTATTTTTGTGTATCATGAAGATCGCACTCCTTGA
- a CDS encoding RidA family protein, whose protein sequence is MKKIIHTEQAPKAIGPYSQAVEINGMLFISGQIPIDPHTGQVVEGDITAQTEQVMKNIGAILEAAGYTFADVVKSTCLLADMSDFAAMNQVYARYYSENPPARAAFAVKTLPLNVRIEIETIAVKQKA, encoded by the coding sequence ATGAAAAAAATAATTCACACCGAACAGGCTCCCAAAGCCATAGGACCATACAGTCAGGCTGTTGAAATCAATGGCATGTTGTTCATTTCAGGACAAATACCCATCGACCCGCACACAGGTCAGGTGGTCGAAGGCGACATCACTGCCCAGACCGAACAGGTGATGAAAAACATCGGAGCCATACTCGAGGCGGCCGGCTACACCTTTGCCGATGTGGTCAAATCGACCTGCCTGCTGGCCGATATGTCCGACTTTGCTGCCATGAACCAGGTTTACGCACGGTATTACTCCGAAAACCCGCCTGCACGTGCCGCCTTTGCTGTGAAAACGCTTCCGCTCAACGTGCGCATCGAAATCGAGACCATTGCCGTGAAGCAAAAGGCGTAG
- a CDS encoding aminodeoxychorismate/anthranilate synthase component II: MLRVLLLDNHDSFTYNLVQLLRECDVPNQLDIRHCEENPEEAVGSFDRLIISPGPGLPSESGRLMHWIAHYATKLPVLGVCLGHQALGQFFGAELKQLAHSAHGQRSPVEVEQTDPIFSGLPKVIHCGRYHSWVIANETMPDILRVTATDAEGHIMAFSHRQLPVFGLQFHPESYMTDYGAVILRNFLTANGIHH, from the coding sequence ATGCTTCGGGTGCTTCTGCTCGATAACCACGACTCGTTTACCTACAACCTGGTGCAATTGTTGCGCGAGTGCGATGTGCCTAATCAGCTGGATATCAGGCATTGCGAGGAAAACCCGGAGGAAGCCGTAGGCAGTTTCGACCGCCTGATTATTTCGCCCGGGCCGGGCTTGCCCTCCGAGTCGGGCCGGCTGATGCATTGGATAGCACATTACGCCACCAAGTTGCCCGTGCTTGGTGTTTGTCTTGGGCATCAGGCGCTTGGGCAGTTTTTTGGAGCCGAACTCAAACAACTCGCTCACAGTGCGCATGGCCAACGCAGCCCTGTTGAGGTGGAACAGACGGATCCCATTTTTTCCGGACTCCCGAAAGTGATTCATTGCGGCCGTTACCATTCGTGGGTAATTGCAAACGAAACCATGCCCGACATACTCAGGGTAACGGCCACCGATGCTGAAGGCCACATCATGGCTTTTTCGCACAGGCAATTACCGGTTTTCGGGCTGCAGTTTCACCCGGAGTCGTACATGACCGATTATGGAGCAGTCATTTTACGTAATTTCCTGACTGCAAACGGGATACATCACTAA
- a CDS encoding response regulator transcription factor: MKIALLDDHKLVLQALKAQLESLPSVNEVVAWYNPHEFLSSGSIFSFDLVFLDIHFEDYNGFDVLRQLKTNNYTGKIIMLTGTATTFTLNKAIKEGANGFIGKDCEQSELEEAIAAVTEGSFYIGKSLDKLARELLLTPKNKTLSEREIEIVRLIAQGYSYKQIGEKLFISTRTVEAHRNHILEKLNLSNVTELVRFALKNHLI, translated from the coding sequence ATGAAGATCGCACTCCTTGACGATCATAAGCTGGTGTTGCAGGCGCTCAAAGCCCAACTGGAGAGCTTGCCATCTGTAAATGAGGTTGTTGCCTGGTACAACCCTCACGAATTCCTGTCGTCCGGCAGCATCTTTTCCTTCGATCTCGTTTTTCTCGACATTCACTTTGAGGATTATAACGGCTTCGATGTGTTGCGCCAACTCAAAACAAACAACTACACCGGCAAAATAATCATGCTTACAGGAACCGCAACTACATTCACCCTCAACAAAGCCATTAAGGAAGGCGCAAATGGTTTTATTGGCAAGGACTGTGAACAATCAGAACTTGAAGAAGCCATAGCAGCGGTTACAGAAGGCTCGTTTTATATTGGCAAAAGCCTCGATAAGCTTGCCAGGGAATTGCTGCTCACACCTAAAAACAAAACACTGAGCGAACGCGAAATAGAAATCGTCAGACTCATTGCACAAGGATACAGCTACAAGCAAATTGGTGAGAAACTTTTTATAAGCACACGCACTGTGGAAGCCCACCGTAACCATATCCTCGAAAAGCTTAACCTGTCAAATGTTACTGAGCTTGTGCGCTTTGCGTTGAAAAACCACCTCATCTGA